The proteins below are encoded in one region of Sporosarcina sp. FSL K6-1508:
- a CDS encoding pyruvate, water dikinase regulatory protein encodes MRKLTLFIVSDSVGETADLVAKAAASQFRQGLETVLIKRFSHIEEESQLDEIVYLAKQQNAIIVYTLVKSAMCQKLKVQCQSKEIQCIDLLGPIIERIGMELGEKPLEEPGLVRQLDEDYFKKIEAIEFAVKYDDGRDPRGVMRADIVLVGISRTSKTPLSQYLAHKGYKVANIPLVPEVDPPEELYMIDPAKCFGLVISPEKLNSIRRERLITLGLKDDANYARVDRIEAEITHFNNVVSKIGCTVIDVTNRAVEETANVIFSEITSRNR; translated from the coding sequence ATGAGGAAGTTAACTTTGTTCATCGTTTCCGACTCAGTCGGAGAAACGGCCGACCTTGTTGCAAAAGCGGCGGCAAGTCAATTCAGACAAGGGCTTGAAACAGTTTTGATAAAAAGGTTTTCCCATATAGAGGAAGAATCGCAACTTGATGAAATTGTTTATTTAGCGAAACAGCAAAATGCAATCATTGTCTATACACTTGTGAAAAGCGCCATGTGCCAAAAACTAAAAGTACAATGTCAGTCAAAAGAAATTCAGTGCATCGATCTTCTCGGACCTATCATTGAACGGATTGGTATGGAACTAGGTGAAAAGCCGCTAGAAGAACCGGGACTTGTGCGGCAACTGGATGAAGATTATTTTAAAAAAATAGAAGCAATTGAATTCGCCGTTAAGTATGATGATGGAAGGGACCCGCGGGGTGTTATGAGAGCGGATATCGTTCTCGTAGGTATTTCAAGAACCTCGAAAACGCCATTGTCGCAATACCTTGCACATAAAGGCTACAAAGTGGCGAATATTCCACTAGTGCCCGAAGTGGATCCGCCGGAAGAGCTGTATATGATCGATCCTGCTAAATGTTTCGGGCTTGTGATTTCTCCGGAAAAATTAAATTCTATTCGTAGAGAACGACTTATCACGCTTGGTTTGAAGGATGATGCGAATTATGCGCGAGTCGATCGGATTGAAGCCGAGATTACACATTTTAATAATGTAGTTTCAAAAATCGGCTGCACGGTTATCGACGTAACGAACCGGGCTGTTGAAGAAACCGCCAACGTTATATTTAGCGAAATTACGAGTCGCAATCGTTAA
- a CDS encoding helix-turn-helix transcriptional regulator yields the protein MELNKRQGEIFEIVKADGPITGEQIAERLKLARATIRPDLAILTMAGFLDARPRVGYFYSGKRPAQSVSDSMTDMKVRDFQSIPVVVDENISVYDAICQMFLEDVGTLFVVDGFSFLTGVLSRKDLLRTSLGNNELEKIPVHVIMTRMPNITYCEKQDTLLHAAKKMIDQQIDSLPVINNNGNGLEVVGRITKTNITAAFLSLADEHEL from the coding sequence ATGGAACTGAATAAGCGTCAGGGCGAGATTTTTGAAATCGTTAAAGCGGATGGCCCGATTACCGGCGAACAAATCGCGGAACGGCTTAAGCTGGCGAGGGCAACAATCCGTCCTGACTTAGCTATTTTAACGATGGCTGGTTTTCTGGATGCGAGACCTCGAGTGGGCTACTTTTATTCAGGCAAAAGACCTGCCCAATCTGTTTCTGACAGTATGACCGATATGAAAGTACGTGACTTCCAGTCAATTCCCGTCGTCGTAGATGAGAATATATCGGTTTATGACGCAATTTGTCAAATGTTCCTAGAAGATGTCGGAACATTGTTTGTTGTTGATGGGTTTTCATTTCTTACAGGGGTCCTTTCAAGGAAAGATTTGCTAAGGACAAGTCTGGGAAACAATGAGCTGGAAAAGATTCCGGTCCACGTGATTATGACTAGAATGCCAAATATTACGTATTGTGAAAAGCAGGATACGCTTCTTCATGCGGCGAAGAAAATGATTGACCAGCAAATCGATTCACTACCTGTTATAAATAATAACGGGAATGGACTTGAAGTTGTTGGACGAATTACAAAAACAAACATTACCGCAGCTTTCCTTTCGCTTGCGGATGAACACGAATTATGA
- a CDS encoding glycine--tRNA ligase produces MSMEQVVNLAKQRGFVFPGSDIYGGLANTWDYGPLGIELKNNIKKAWWQKFIQESPYNVGLDAAILMNPKVWEASGHIGNFNDPMIDCKKCNTRHRADKLIEDALDAKGIEMVVDGLSFDKMAELINEHKVVCPTCGAMDYTEIRQFNLMFKTSQGVTDSSANEIFLRPETAQGIFVNFKNVQRSMRKKMPFGIGQIGKSFRNEITPGNFTFRTREFEQMELEFFCKPGEDMEWYAFWREYSKQWLLNLGLTEDNMRLREHDEDELSHYSKGTVDIEYKFPFGWGELWGIANRTDFDLKRHMEHSGEDFHYLDPVTNEKFVPYCIEPSLGADRVTLAFLCDAFAEEELDGDDKRTVLRFHPALAPVKAAVLPLSKKLADGADEVYAELRKHFNVQYDDAQSIGRRYRRQDEIGTPFCITYDFDSEEDRQVTVRHRDSMEQTRMPISEVKDYIAKHLEF; encoded by the coding sequence ATGTCAATGGAACAAGTCGTTAACTTAGCAAAGCAAAGAGGTTTTGTTTTCCCGGGCTCTGATATATACGGAGGCCTTGCAAACACGTGGGATTATGGTCCTCTCGGTATCGAATTGAAAAATAACATCAAAAAAGCTTGGTGGCAAAAGTTCATTCAGGAATCGCCGTATAACGTCGGACTCGACGCAGCGATCCTAATGAATCCAAAAGTGTGGGAAGCTTCAGGTCATATTGGCAACTTCAATGATCCGATGATTGACTGCAAAAAATGTAACACACGCCATCGAGCTGACAAACTTATTGAAGATGCACTAGATGCAAAAGGGATCGAAATGGTTGTGGATGGCCTGTCTTTCGACAAAATGGCAGAACTCATTAATGAACATAAAGTGGTCTGCCCGACTTGTGGCGCTATGGACTACACTGAAATTCGCCAGTTTAACTTGATGTTTAAAACATCTCAAGGCGTTACGGATTCATCAGCGAATGAAATTTTCCTTCGTCCTGAAACTGCACAGGGAATTTTTGTGAATTTCAAAAATGTCCAGCGTTCAATGAGAAAGAAAATGCCTTTTGGTATCGGCCAAATCGGGAAAAGCTTCCGTAATGAAATTACACCTGGAAACTTCACATTCCGTACCCGCGAGTTCGAACAAATGGAATTGGAATTCTTTTGTAAGCCCGGCGAAGACATGGAATGGTACGCGTTCTGGCGCGAGTATTCAAAACAATGGTTACTAAACCTAGGTTTGACTGAGGATAATATGCGCTTACGTGAACATGATGAAGACGAACTTTCCCATTACTCAAAAGGGACTGTCGACATCGAATACAAATTCCCATTCGGCTGGGGTGAACTATGGGGCATTGCGAACCGAACTGATTTTGACTTGAAACGCCATATGGAACATTCAGGTGAAGATTTCCACTACCTAGATCCTGTGACAAACGAGAAATTTGTACCTTATTGTATCGAGCCTTCACTTGGCGCGGACCGTGTAACACTTGCATTCCTTTGCGATGCATTCGCTGAAGAAGAACTAGATGGCGACGACAAACGTACCGTTCTTCGTTTCCACCCAGCGCTTGCTCCGGTAAAGGCTGCTGTTCTGCCGCTATCGAAGAAACTTGCGGACGGTGCGGATGAAGTCTATGCGGAACTGCGTAAGCATTTCAATGTCCAATACGATGATGCACAATCGATCGGCAGACGCTACCGTCGTCAAGATGAAATTGGAACACCATTCTGTATAACGTATGACTTTGATTCCGAAGAAGATCGTCAAGTGACAGTTCGCCACCGTGACTCTATGGAACAAACGCGTATGCCTATTTCAGAAGTGAAAGATTATATTGCAAAACACCTTGAATTTTAA
- a CDS encoding GNAT family N-acetyltransferase: MEKNLFIDTGRLIIRPFETEDYDQWNEGFNNRLPSQYKYDDGFSEDSSTYTKEWFADWIQGFNAAAENDEMYILGVFRKEDGANVGKVELITIRRMDYDWAMMGYSIHNQYFRQGYGKESVLAASALFFDELNFNRIELHINMDNEPSKKLALSTGFRYECTREAFSYENGKWTDFQIYYKNRVNK; this comes from the coding sequence ATGGAGAAAAATTTGTTTATCGATACCGGGCGTCTTATCATACGCCCGTTTGAAACAGAAGATTATGATCAATGGAATGAAGGATTTAACAATAGATTACCTTCGCAATACAAGTATGATGATGGTTTCAGCGAGGATTCATCGACTTATACAAAAGAGTGGTTCGCGGACTGGATTCAAGGATTTAACGCGGCGGCAGAAAACGATGAAATGTATATACTTGGGGTTTTTAGAAAAGAAGATGGTGCCAATGTAGGGAAAGTAGAGTTGATAACGATTCGCAGAATGGATTACGATTGGGCGATGATGGGGTACTCCATACATAATCAATATTTCAGGCAAGGCTATGGGAAAGAAAGCGTCCTAGCGGCAAGTGCGTTGTTTTTCGATGAACTGAACTTCAATCGAATCGAACTACATATCAATATGGATAACGAACCATCCAAAAAGTTGGCATTGAGCACGGGTTTCCGTTATGAATGTACAAGGGAAGCATTTTCATATGAAAATGGGAAATGGACTGACTTTCAAATTTATTATAAAAACCGTGTGAATAAATAG
- a CDS encoding HD domain-containing protein — MVDMIEKCKQIVTVIYNKFDASHDFAHIERVMKNAMGILTKEPSANEEVIRLAVLLHDIEDAKYKSDDNPTVLEILQLIGADDELSKRVLACIKSVSFSGGNAKDITSIDGAIVRDADRLDAIGAIGIARTFAFGGAKGRKLYDTEEVVRDNMSEVDYRSKETASVTHFHEKLLLLKDLMLTVEGKRLAEQRHDYMEGFLKQLDYEIGS; from the coding sequence ATGGTGGACATGATTGAAAAATGCAAGCAGATTGTCACTGTGATTTACAATAAGTTCGATGCAAGTCACGATTTCGCTCATATTGAACGTGTAATGAAAAATGCAATGGGAATTTTGACTAAAGAACCTTCAGCGAATGAGGAAGTCATCCGACTTGCCGTTCTGTTGCATGACATTGAGGATGCTAAATATAAATCAGATGACAATCCAACTGTGCTAGAAATTTTACAGCTAATTGGGGCTGACGATGAATTATCAAAGAGAGTATTAGCGTGCATCAAAAGCGTGTCGTTTAGTGGGGGTAATGCGAAGGATATCACCTCCATCGATGGAGCCATTGTTCGGGATGCAGACCGGCTTGACGCGATCGGTGCTATTGGGATTGCTCGGACCTTTGCGTTTGGCGGTGCAAAGGGAAGGAAGCTGTACGATACAGAAGAGGTGGTTCGTGATAATATGTCCGAAGTAGACTACCGTAGCAAGGAAACAGCCTCGGTCACTCATTTTCATGAAAAGTTGTTGTTGTTAAAAGATTTGATGCTCACAGTAGAAGGCAAGCGACTCGCAGAGCAACGACATGATTATATGGAAGGTTTTTTAAAACAGTTAGATTATGAAATTGGTTCTTAA
- a CDS encoding cold-shock protein has translation MYQGKVKWFSNDKGYGFIEADDGEDVFVHFTGILSEGFKTLDEGQSVSFEIIEGNRGPQAANVLKLGDE, from the coding sequence ATGTACCAGGGAAAAGTCAAATGGTTCAGTAATGATAAAGGCTATGGTTTCATCGAAGCGGATGACGGGGAAGATGTGTTTGTCCACTTTACCGGTATTCTATCTGAAGGCTTTAAAACGCTCGATGAAGGTCAATCCGTATCCTTCGAAATCATCGAAGGGAATCGCGGTCCTCAGGCAGCGAATGTCTTAAAACTTGGAGATGAATGA
- a CDS encoding zinc-finger domain-containing protein: MNKTIVMSEIDGILDTYCEGCFLKTQLSKDKGKAGSHKFCITTCTIGEQLQFLGQEMNKITK; this comes from the coding sequence ATGAATAAGACAATCGTTATGAGTGAAATCGATGGGATCCTAGATACTTATTGTGAAGGCTGCTTCCTAAAAACTCAACTGTCTAAAGATAAAGGCAAGGCAGGATCACATAAGTTTTGTATTACGACATGTACAATAGGAGAACAGCTTCAATTTTTAGGTCAAGAAATGAATAAAATTACAAAATAA
- a CDS encoding ribonuclease HI family protein, with translation MIELYVDGASAGNPGKSGIGIFIKGEGHTLKLSERIEPTDNHTAEFQALLRGLEETAKLTTGMVSARSDSQIVVMAVEKEFVKNEKHKQTLTSILAIAKTFDFFFIKWIPDVENRAADALAREAIHKKD, from the coding sequence ATGATTGAATTATACGTAGATGGTGCAAGTGCAGGAAATCCTGGAAAAAGCGGTATTGGTATTTTTATAAAAGGCGAAGGCCATACGTTGAAGTTATCTGAACGAATTGAACCCACAGATAATCATACAGCGGAATTTCAAGCATTATTACGCGGTTTGGAGGAAACAGCTAAGCTAACGACTGGAATGGTATCAGCCCGTTCGGATTCTCAAATCGTCGTCATGGCCGTTGAAAAAGAATTTGTTAAAAATGAAAAACATAAACAAACCTTAACGAGCATTCTTGCTATCGCAAAAACGTTCGACTTCTTTTTCATCAAATGGATTCCCGATGTGGAGAATCGTGCAGCAGATGCCCTGGCACGAGAAGCTATTCATAAAAAAGACTAA
- a CDS encoding metallophosphoesterase family protein, protein MESDNLYYALLGDIHSSKEDLEKVLADISEKSPEAVRVGTGDLFECTISKKDITDKKYTQLEDVMIIPEGFTDLLTFLSVSGNQEDRILMITETNDPLREKLSTMPETFEIANATIIHGHQWEWGSEPWAHEVVELSKSPVFYGHSHISRLSRNGINEEIEFGVPYDVNGKKVLVNVGAVVNNCEWVLYDLLDNTVTFMRA, encoded by the coding sequence TTGGAGAGTGATAATTTGTATTACGCGCTGCTAGGAGACATACATTCCTCTAAGGAGGATTTGGAAAAAGTACTTGCAGACATATCGGAAAAATCCCCGGAAGCAGTCCGCGTCGGAACTGGCGATCTGTTTGAATGTACAATTAGTAAAAAAGATATCACAGATAAGAAGTATACACAGCTTGAAGATGTAATGATCATTCCCGAAGGCTTCACTGACCTGTTAACTTTTCTATCTGTAAGTGGAAACCAGGAAGATCGGATTTTGATGATTACAGAAACGAATGATCCACTACGCGAAAAACTTTCGACTATGCCGGAAACGTTTGAAATCGCCAATGCGACAATCATCCACGGCCATCAGTGGGAATGGGGCAGTGAACCTTGGGCGCACGAAGTTGTAGAATTGAGTAAATCTCCTGTATTTTATGGGCATAGCCATATATCCAGATTATCACGGAATGGTATTAATGAAGAAATTGAATTCGGAGTGCCATATGATGTAAATGGAAAGAAGGTCCTCGTTAATGTCGGGGCGGTCGTCAATAATTGCGAGTGGGTTCTGTATGACCTGCTAGACAATACGGTGACCTTTATGAGGGCGTAA
- a CDS encoding DUF421 domain-containing protein, which produces MYLDTLLKLVVGLVSLLTVIRLLGKKELAQLTPYDFVYTLVLGGILEESLFDEKIKITHFLFAIVLWGVLIYLIERATKQWNPIRILLKGEPVKLISNGNLDMKKFNQHHLEMEQLRSALRKQGVFSLREVRDLFLEPGGDVTLNKYVKYEALTNGDLKEEAKEEEPSVLLVDEGKVKVEVLTFAGKDSDWLMDELAKKGYLDPSKIAYCEWSETEGFFIKTY; this is translated from the coding sequence ATGTATCTTGATACATTGCTGAAACTCGTCGTCGGATTGGTTTCACTACTCACCGTCATCCGACTTCTCGGTAAGAAAGAACTTGCACAGTTAACACCTTACGATTTCGTCTATACGCTCGTACTAGGTGGTATTCTTGAAGAAAGTCTATTTGATGAAAAAATAAAAATTACTCACTTTTTGTTTGCGATTGTATTATGGGGAGTGCTTATCTATCTCATTGAAAGGGCTACTAAGCAATGGAATCCAATCCGCATACTTCTAAAGGGTGAACCAGTCAAACTTATCAGCAACGGCAATCTTGACATGAAAAAGTTTAACCAACACCATCTTGAAATGGAACAGCTTCGTTCTGCTCTCCGGAAGCAGGGTGTCTTCTCACTTCGGGAAGTTCGTGATTTATTCCTTGAGCCAGGCGGGGATGTTACACTCAATAAATATGTGAAATACGAAGCCTTAACGAACGGTGATTTAAAAGAAGAAGCGAAAGAAGAGGAGCCTTCCGTTCTGCTCGTCGACGAAGGTAAAGTAAAAGTAGAAGTGCTTACCTTTGCAGGGAAAGATAGCGACTGGCTGATGGACGAACTGGCGAAAAAAGGTTATCTCGATCCGAGCAAAATTGCCTATTGTGAATGGTCGGAGACGGAAGGCTTTTTCATCAAAACGTATTAA
- a CDS encoding sulfurtransferase, whose amino-acid sequence MFVSITDIDYAKSKWVDTRFSLQDGDEGRRKYAESHVTGAIYWDLERDLSNMTESAGRHPMPEKTALTKLFRTSGLKMDDQIIVYDDGGNPFAARAWWLLQYAGFKNSFIALEGFAAMKEAGFPIDNRVPEPLSTSVSPDWDETIYAPRQFVEEIVVGGTASILLDARSAERYRGEKEPIDPIAGRIPGALNFDWEQLKKEGIFKLDGIVKERLYTVVNPAEEVTVYCGSGVTAAPLYASLKHSGYENVRLYVGSYSDWISIEDAEIEIG is encoded by the coding sequence GTGTTTGTTTCGATAACTGATATTGATTATGCTAAATCTAAATGGGTGGACACACGTTTTTCGTTGCAAGATGGGGATGAAGGCAGACGTAAATATGCGGAAAGTCATGTAACGGGTGCAATCTACTGGGATTTGGAACGTGATTTGTCCAATATGACGGAGTCTGCTGGCAGACACCCTATGCCAGAAAAGACAGCCTTGACAAAACTTTTTAGAACAAGCGGACTTAAAATGGATGACCAAATAATCGTTTATGATGACGGCGGAAATCCTTTTGCTGCACGTGCATGGTGGCTATTGCAATATGCTGGATTTAAAAATTCGTTTATTGCACTTGAAGGATTTGCAGCAATGAAAGAAGCGGGTTTTCCAATAGATAATCGTGTACCGGAGCCGCTGTCTACTTCAGTTTCACCAGATTGGGATGAAACCATCTATGCCCCAAGGCAATTCGTTGAGGAAATAGTAGTGGGGGGAACAGCTAGTATCCTTTTGGATGCTCGCTCCGCGGAGCGATACCGGGGAGAAAAAGAACCAATCGATCCAATTGCCGGCCGGATTCCCGGAGCGCTGAATTTTGACTGGGAACAACTGAAGAAAGAGGGCATCTTCAAGTTGGACGGAATTGTAAAAGAACGACTGTATACTGTCGTGAATCCAGCAGAAGAGGTAACGGTATATTGTGGAAGCGGTGTGACAGCAGCACCACTGTATGCTTCGCTCAAGCACAGCGGTTATGAAAATGTCCGTTTATATGTAGGAAGTTACAGCGACTGGATTTCAATTGAAGACGCAGAAATCGAGATAGGGTAG
- a CDS encoding dynamin family protein — MPELEKLLEQAATYSLLFKTNEDENRFEKTALFAKKLIDKEYTIGFAGHFSAGKSSMINALTGQDLLPSSPIPTSANIVKVRKTATDFAIIHHTDGTAVKYGGHGFPAAVKSFSKDGVAVSLVEIGHTESNLPEGITVMDTPGVDSTDDAHRLSTESALHLADLVFYTMDYNHVQSELNFRFTKELMRYNDNVYLIINQIDKHRDSELSFADFKKSVEDSFKMWGVIPKGIFYTSLKDLAHPNSDFSSVKAIIDGSMENWQDRFVDNAKQTLLKLKDEHAQFLSDEIEERKNTFAEIVSEDEWTKQAELKEEAAESKKMLKLLSGDAFSSTFEKARNSLLESAAITPYETRELLKDYLESLSSRFKVGILFGAKKTIEEKERRKNALADNMGKLVHAQIEVHLKTLMKKSLKEAGILTDERSLAIDEINMTIPFTDIEKEFNVSDVITGDTVLNYSERMKTTILNAFRRMTEEWKHKMAQTALIAGNDNVGILEQKVYRLSEKLNAIQQVRDVETQLDSLGNEIVGSSIEVRELLQQWKTQKTLKIVEFNEEVISLETPLGREEETKQLEPEANASDSEYVIRHAIHIANSVEKIPGFLETADYLRKKADRLDGQEFTVALFGAFSAGKSSFSNALIGENVLPVSPNPTTAAINRIRPVSTDKENRTADILLKTEERMTEDVLRSFDVLGVAATSLVEAFNKADDALNTELTDENLHIHKAFIAAFKKGYPIYSEVLGTIIKVEQEEFVKFVAQEDRSCFVDSIDFYYDCALTRKGITLVDTPGADSINARHTDVAFEYIRNADAILFITYYNHAFARADREFLVQLGRVKDAFELDKMFFIVNAIDLASDQEEAEAVKTFVGDELRKFGIRNPRVHGISSLQALAAKMDERIDSFMAPFEEEFHHFLEYDLKGLAVQALEEEAVKTIERLSSLISRTELNRTRKAERLEELNKLEGEVRQHFALNFTQVLTKATHNELSELVYYILQRVFLRFGDFFKEAYSPSVFVNNSADRALKGALAETVQMIGFDLTQELKVTNLRMLNFMKKQLNSRQRLEISGINEKDSSIVPSPYEPQDADMLSFGFPYTDPNIYGSVNRLFKNQKAFFEKGERDVLKTRLEELLKEDASIYLGREKELLEKWADRWIESEAEGLRQHLLNESLNQIASERTLLQGTEQLSEWRKVYGKLQAEELV; from the coding sequence ATGCCAGAATTAGAGAAGTTATTAGAACAAGCCGCGACCTACAGTTTACTTTTTAAAACAAATGAAGATGAAAACCGCTTTGAGAAGACGGCGCTATTCGCCAAAAAACTAATAGACAAAGAATATACGATTGGATTTGCGGGACATTTTTCTGCCGGTAAATCATCTATGATTAATGCGCTAACTGGTCAAGATTTACTGCCCTCAAGCCCTATACCGACGAGCGCCAATATTGTAAAAGTACGAAAAACCGCGACGGATTTTGCTATTATCCACCACACGGACGGAACAGCAGTAAAATACGGAGGTCATGGATTCCCGGCTGCTGTCAAGTCGTTCAGCAAGGACGGCGTGGCTGTTTCGCTCGTTGAAATTGGGCATACGGAATCGAATTTACCGGAAGGGATTACTGTTATGGATACGCCTGGTGTTGACTCAACAGACGATGCGCACCGGCTTTCAACAGAATCAGCACTTCATCTCGCAGATTTAGTCTTTTATACGATGGATTACAATCATGTGCAATCGGAGTTGAATTTCCGTTTCACAAAAGAATTAATGCGCTACAATGATAACGTCTATTTAATCATTAACCAAATCGATAAACACCGCGATAGTGAATTATCATTTGCCGATTTTAAAAAATCGGTTGAGGATTCATTTAAAATGTGGGGTGTCATACCAAAAGGCATTTTTTATACATCGTTGAAAGATCTTGCACATCCAAACAGTGATTTTAGCAGTGTAAAAGCGATTATTGATGGATCTATGGAAAACTGGCAAGATCGATTCGTCGACAATGCTAAGCAAACGTTATTAAAATTAAAAGATGAGCATGCTCAATTTTTATCTGACGAAATTGAAGAACGCAAAAACACGTTTGCCGAGATTGTTTCAGAAGATGAATGGACTAAGCAAGCTGAGCTTAAAGAAGAGGCAGCAGAATCAAAAAAAATGCTGAAGCTTCTCTCCGGGGATGCATTTTCCTCAACATTTGAAAAGGCAAGAAACAGCTTATTAGAAAGTGCAGCGATAACTCCATATGAAACACGCGAATTATTGAAAGATTACTTGGAATCTTTGTCTTCCCGATTTAAAGTTGGTATTTTGTTCGGTGCGAAAAAGACGATAGAAGAAAAGGAAAGGCGAAAAAATGCGCTTGCCGATAATATGGGAAAACTTGTGCATGCACAGATTGAAGTTCATCTGAAAACACTTATGAAAAAGTCGTTGAAAGAAGCGGGCATATTGACGGATGAAAGATCCCTTGCGATTGACGAAATCAATATGACAATTCCGTTTACTGATATAGAAAAAGAATTCAATGTTTCAGACGTTATTACCGGTGACACTGTCCTCAATTATTCTGAACGTATGAAAACAACGATACTAAACGCTTTCCGGAGGATGACCGAGGAGTGGAAACACAAGATGGCCCAAACAGCGTTAATAGCTGGTAATGACAATGTGGGCATTCTCGAGCAAAAAGTATACCGACTGAGTGAGAAGTTAAATGCGATTCAACAAGTGCGTGACGTAGAAACTCAATTGGATAGTCTTGGAAACGAAATCGTCGGCTCGTCAATAGAGGTCAGAGAACTCCTTCAACAATGGAAAACACAGAAAACGCTCAAAATCGTCGAATTCAATGAGGAAGTGATTAGCCTTGAGACACCACTTGGACGGGAGGAGGAAACCAAGCAACTTGAACCGGAAGCAAATGCTTCTGACTCGGAATATGTGATTCGCCATGCCATCCATATCGCAAATTCGGTTGAAAAAATCCCGGGTTTTCTTGAGACAGCCGATTACCTACGGAAAAAAGCGGACCGACTTGATGGACAAGAGTTTACTGTTGCGTTATTCGGTGCTTTCAGTGCTGGAAAATCATCCTTTTCTAATGCTTTAATTGGTGAAAATGTTTTGCCGGTTTCCCCTAATCCGACAACAGCGGCCATCAATCGAATACGTCCAGTCTCTACAGATAAAGAAAATAGAACAGCTGATATTCTATTAAAAACGGAAGAGCGGATGACAGAGGATGTTTTACGCTCATTCGATGTGCTTGGTGTTGCTGCCACATCATTGGTAGAAGCGTTTAACAAAGCTGATGATGCACTGAATACTGAATTGACGGATGAAAATCTTCATATTCATAAAGCTTTTATAGCCGCATTCAAAAAAGGATATCCGATTTATAGTGAAGTGCTAGGCACAATTATAAAAGTGGAGCAGGAAGAATTCGTTAAGTTTGTGGCGCAAGAAGACCGAAGTTGTTTCGTCGACTCGATTGATTTCTACTATGATTGCGCATTAACCCGCAAAGGAATTACCCTCGTTGATACACCAGGGGCTGATTCCATTAATGCACGGCATACTGACGTTGCATTTGAATATATTAGAAACGCCGACGCGATTCTTTTCATCACGTATTATAATCATGCATTCGCAAGGGCAGATAGAGAGTTCCTTGTCCAGCTTGGACGAGTGAAAGATGCATTTGAACTTGATAAGATGTTTTTTATCGTCAATGCAATTGATCTTGCATCTGATCAGGAAGAAGCGGAAGCTGTCAAAACATTCGTTGGAGACGAACTCCGGAAATTTGGTATCCGCAATCCTAGAGTTCATGGGATTTCAAGTTTACAAGCGCTCGCTGCAAAAATGGATGAACGGATAGATTCATTCATGGCACCTTTCGAAGAGGAATTCCATCATTTCCTCGAGTATGACTTGAAAGGACTGGCGGTTCAGGCACTAGAAGAAGAAGCAGTGAAAACGATAGAACGGCTTTCTTCACTTATTTCCCGGACAGAATTGAATCGGACGCGTAAGGCGGAAAGACTAGAAGAATTGAATAAGCTTGAAGGAGAAGTGCGTCAACATTTCGCACTTAACTTTACGCAAGTACTTACAAAAGCTACTCACAATGAATTAAGTGAACTCGTCTATTATATTTTGCAACGTGTATTTCTGCGTTTCGGCGATTTCTTCAAAGAAGCATATAGTCCTTCTGTTTTCGTCAATAATTCTGCAGACCGTGCATTGAAAGGGGCACTTGCGGAGACTGTGCAGATGATCGGCTTCGATTTGACACAGGAACTTAAAGTAACGAACTTACGGATGCTGAACTTTATGAAAAAGCAGTTGAACAGTCGCCAACGTTTAGAAATTTCAGGGATAAACGAAAAGGATAGTTCTATTGTCCCTTCACCATATGAACCGCAGGATGCTGACATGTTATCATTCGGGTTTCCTTACACCGACCCTAACATCTACGGAAGTGTCAACAGATTGTTTAAAAATCAGAAAGCATTCTTTGAAAAGGGAGAACGCGATGTATTGAAAACCCGACTCGAAGAATTATTGAAGGAAGATGCATCTATCTATCTTGGCCGTGAAAAAGAATTGCTTGAAAAGTGGGCAGATCGCTGGATTGAAAGTGAAGCGGAAGGGCTTAGGCAGCACTTGCTGAACGAAAGCCTCAATCAGATTGCATCTGAGCGAACACTTCTTCAAGGTACAGAACAATTAAGCGAATGGCGTAAAGTGTATGGGAAATTACAAGCTGAGGAGCTGGTTTAA